A section of the Estrella lausannensis genome encodes:
- a CDS encoding M18 family aminopeptidase — protein MKDALFRFLDEGKSPWHVADKIKKALTAENYIPLNLADSFTVSYGGRYFVEKGGTVIAFKLPEKEPARLLFAACHVDSPTLKLKPKPSFSKGSNALIAAEIYGSPVLSSFLNREFGVAGKVYYDQDGIITSKLIDLSDYPLIIPHLAIHLDRECNEKGFGLNPENHLYLLASASLGDQFNLLESISKIFSLPPILSHDLVIYPLERARLIGFDHDLFASARIDNLGSAFSLLTGFTKGVPESESLGMAIFWNHEEIGSETAEGAGSTLFVEILERIRLSLSLSSDWVSRLRHSTFGLSIDEAHATHPNFPEKHDMRHGVRLGGGVVIKYNAKMRYATSGNLAAHIKRMCLTSGIPFQEFVSRNDIPCGSTIGPVQAAASGFELIDLGCPQLSMHGAREVGSLIDHAHLVNLVSRYFS, from the coding sequence ATGAAAGACGCTCTCTTCAGGTTTTTGGATGAAGGAAAAAGCCCCTGGCATGTTGCGGATAAAATCAAGAAAGCGCTTACGGCTGAGAACTACATTCCCCTCAACCTTGCCGACTCTTTCACCGTCTCGTATGGAGGCCGTTACTTCGTCGAAAAGGGGGGGACAGTCATCGCCTTTAAGCTGCCGGAAAAAGAACCCGCCCGACTGCTTTTCGCCGCCTGCCACGTCGATAGCCCAACTCTGAAGCTGAAACCCAAACCCTCCTTTTCCAAAGGATCGAACGCCCTGATCGCAGCCGAAATCTACGGATCTCCTGTGCTTTCTTCTTTTTTAAACCGCGAGTTTGGCGTGGCGGGCAAGGTCTATTATGATCAAGATGGAATCATTACATCTAAACTGATTGATCTTAGCGACTATCCTCTCATCATCCCGCATCTTGCGATCCATTTGGACCGTGAGTGTAATGAGAAGGGATTTGGGCTAAACCCGGAAAACCACCTCTATCTGCTGGCATCGGCTTCTCTCGGTGATCAGTTTAACTTGCTCGAGAGCATTTCCAAAATTTTCTCCTTGCCGCCTATCTTATCCCACGACCTTGTGATCTACCCGTTGGAGAGGGCTCGGCTTATCGGATTTGACCACGATCTCTTCGCCTCGGCGCGCATCGATAACTTAGGCAGCGCCTTCAGCCTGTTGACAGGATTTACGAAGGGTGTTCCTGAGAGCGAATCGCTTGGCATGGCCATTTTCTGGAACCATGAAGAGATCGGATCCGAAACTGCGGAAGGGGCTGGTTCGACGCTGTTTGTGGAAATTTTAGAGCGCATCAGGCTCTCACTGTCTCTCAGCTCCGACTGGGTCTCAAGGCTGCGCCACTCCACCTTCGGCCTTTCCATCGACGAAGCACACGCCACTCACCCGAATTTCCCGGAGAAGCATGACATGCGCCATGGCGTCAGGCTGGGTGGCGGCGTGGTGATTAAGTACAACGCCAAGATGCGCTATGCGACATCGGGTAATTTAGCCGCCCACATCAAGCGGATGTGCCTCACCTCCGGCATTCCGTTTCAGGAATTTGTCTCCCGCAATGACATTCCGTGCGGTTCGACGATCGGGCCTGTTCAGGCCGCCGCATCCGGATTCGAGCTGATCGACCTGGGATGCCCCCAGCTTTCCATGCACGGCGCGAGGGAAGTTGGCTCGCTGATAGACCACGCGCACTTGGTAAACCTCGTGAGCCGCTACTTTTCATAA
- the mnmH gene encoding tRNA 2-selenouridine(34) synthase MnmH → MIPLDPASFLKVKAPLADVRSPLEFLSGHIRGAHNIPLFSDAERSAVGTLYKQAGMRAAFHLGLSFVGPKLSGMIQELEALTKGGGLKLYCFRGGMRSGSVADLVARLGIEVFTLKGGYKAYRRFCRNLLETPFRLIVVGGKTGSGKTDFLQALKQRGEQVLDLEEIASHRGSVFGHIRMGISPTQEQFENYLAENLFLFDREKPIWIEDESRMIGPLKIPDTLYDQMQKSPLFALERDIEERIDRLLAAYSPISTEQFEEAVLRIQKKLGGLKTRTIIELAMKDRWREAVLLLLDYYDRSYAKCLRAKNPVMLQVDGESSDFEDAISKAQAFYPESVAKFGFIQERAPQE, encoded by the coding sequence GTGATCCCGCTCGATCCGGCTTCTTTTCTTAAAGTCAAAGCCCCTCTTGCCGATGTCAGAAGCCCGCTAGAGTTTCTCTCCGGTCACATCAGAGGGGCCCATAACATTCCCCTGTTTTCCGACGCGGAACGAAGTGCTGTCGGAACCCTCTACAAGCAGGCAGGGATGAGGGCGGCGTTCCACCTGGGACTATCATTTGTGGGACCTAAGCTGAGCGGAATGATCCAGGAGCTGGAAGCTCTTACCAAGGGCGGAGGGCTCAAGCTCTACTGCTTCCGAGGCGGAATGCGCAGCGGCAGCGTTGCCGACCTCGTCGCCAGATTGGGAATCGAAGTGTTCACCCTCAAGGGCGGGTATAAAGCCTATCGAAGATTTTGTAGAAACCTCTTAGAAACGCCTTTTCGGCTGATTGTCGTCGGAGGAAAAACAGGTTCGGGCAAAACCGATTTCCTGCAGGCGCTCAAGCAGAGGGGCGAGCAGGTGCTTGACCTCGAGGAGATCGCTTCACACCGCGGTAGCGTATTCGGCCATATCCGCATGGGAATATCGCCAACCCAGGAGCAATTTGAGAATTACCTTGCCGAAAACCTATTCCTTTTCGACAGGGAGAAACCCATCTGGATCGAGGACGAGAGCCGTATGATCGGACCGCTCAAAATTCCCGATACGCTCTATGACCAGATGCAAAAATCACCTCTCTTTGCCCTGGAAAGGGACATAGAAGAGCGAATTGACAGGCTGCTGGCCGCCTACAGCCCCATCTCGACTGAGCAGTTTGAAGAGGCCGTTCTCAGAATTCAAAAAAAACTGGGAGGGCTTAAGACGCGCACCATTATCGAGCTGGCAATGAAAGATCGATGGAGGGAAGCCGTTTTACTTCTTCTCGATTACTACGACAGATCCTATGCAAAATGCCTAAGGGCAAAAAACCCCGTTATGCTGCAAGTGGATGGAGAGAGTTCCGATTTTGAAGATGCAATCTCCAAAGCGCAAGCGTTTTACCCCGAAAGTGTCGCCAAATTTGGTTTTATCCAGGAGAGAGCTCCCCAAGAGTGA
- the serS gene encoding serine--tRNA ligase, with product MLDVKEIRANAGTIEKKLQTKEPSISLASLLSLDAKVRDLKTETDALKTKRNDFSSKIGEMKRKGEDTKALMDEVSAIGDQIRTKDEELKSLEAAFISEIERLPNIPMDDIKISQDPKENVVIKEYGKKREFEFPFKNHLELNEKLKLFDFERAAKASGAGWPAYRGIGAQLEWALINYMLSIHIKNGFTQWMPPLLVRRETLYGSGQLPKFEQQQFKLDDEDYPLWLIPTAEVALNGLHQDEILKEEELPLRYAAYTPCFRREAGAAGKQERGLIRTHQFNKVEMFCFSKPEDSPALFESMVQSAEEILQGLKLHYRNTLLVTGDMSFASAKTIDVEVWLPGQDRYYEVSSISNCTDYQARRSNIRFRRGKDKPEFVHTLNGSGLATSRLMVALLENNQNSDGSVTVPEVLRSYLGGLEVIRPVQGSDA from the coding sequence ATGCTAGATGTAAAAGAAATCAGAGCCAACGCAGGGACAATCGAAAAAAAATTGCAAACCAAAGAACCCTCCATCAGTCTGGCATCTCTTCTCTCCCTCGATGCTAAAGTGCGCGATCTTAAGACTGAGACCGATGCGTTAAAGACCAAACGGAACGACTTTTCCTCCAAAATCGGCGAGATGAAGCGCAAAGGGGAAGACACAAAAGCGCTGATGGATGAAGTCTCAGCGATCGGCGACCAGATCCGCACTAAAGATGAGGAGCTCAAAAGCTTGGAAGCTGCCTTCATCAGCGAAATCGAGCGCCTTCCCAACATTCCAATGGATGACATCAAAATATCCCAAGACCCCAAAGAAAATGTCGTCATCAAAGAATATGGCAAAAAACGAGAATTTGAATTTCCTTTCAAAAACCACCTAGAACTGAACGAGAAGCTGAAACTGTTTGATTTTGAAAGAGCTGCCAAGGCATCGGGAGCGGGCTGGCCTGCCTACCGAGGCATCGGTGCGCAGCTTGAATGGGCTTTGATCAACTACATGCTCTCCATTCACATCAAAAACGGCTTCACCCAGTGGATGCCGCCCCTGTTGGTCAGAAGGGAGACACTGTACGGTTCGGGACAGCTTCCCAAATTCGAGCAGCAGCAATTCAAACTCGACGACGAGGACTACCCTCTGTGGCTTATTCCGACGGCAGAAGTGGCTCTGAACGGACTGCATCAAGATGAGATTCTCAAAGAAGAAGAGCTCCCCTTGCGCTACGCCGCCTACACTCCTTGCTTCAGAAGAGAGGCAGGAGCCGCTGGAAAGCAGGAGAGAGGCCTGATCAGGACTCACCAATTCAACAAAGTGGAAATGTTCTGCTTTTCAAAACCGGAAGACAGCCCGGCTCTTTTTGAATCGATGGTACAAAGCGCCGAAGAGATATTGCAGGGTCTTAAGCTCCATTACCGCAATACTCTCTTGGTCACCGGGGACATGTCGTTTGCTTCGGCCAAAACAATCGACGTGGAGGTGTGGCTGCCGGGACAAGACCGCTACTATGAAGTCTCCTCGATCTCAAACTGCACCGACTACCAGGCCAGAAGATCCAATATCCGATTCAGACGAGGGAAGGATAAGCCCGAGTTCGTACACACCCTAAATGGTTCGGGGCTTGCGACAAGCCGCCTGATGGTCGCTTTGCTTGAAAACAACCAAAACAGCGATGGAAGCGTAACGGTGCCTGAAGTTTTGAGAAGCTATCTGGGCGGACTCGAAGTGATCAGACCGGTTCAAGGATCGGATGCGTGA